The stretch of DNA CCCCGATCCCGCAAGACCATACTTTTCACGATTCGGGGATGGACCGCTTTGGCGACCTCTACCGATTTCGGATTGGCTCGGGGGTGGTCCATAGTAAAGGTTTCGATCCCGCCACCGCTGTGCCACTTGCCGGATAGAGCATTATGATGGATAGAGACATAAACATCGGCTCCCCAATTATTCGCCCGATCAGTTCGCGTTTTAAGTGGTACATCCGTTTTGCCGGTAGGGTCGTCTACCCGCAGGATTTCCAATCCTTTGTACTCCCGGAGCTTGGCCTCACAGGCCAACAGGACTTTATTGTTAAAGGACCACTCCCTCTCTCCGTCTGGCGATCTTTTTCCAGCCGTATTAAATCCATGGCCGGCATCCAGTACAATTTTAACCACTCGATCAACCCCTTTGTTATATTTCGTCAGTCCGTATTGCTCGATGATTTGATTCAGCTTGGACGGATAATTGATATCCGCCGCATACCCGGCTGCCTTCACGGCTGCCGTTGATTTTCGATAATCCGTCTCACCAAGCACATCCGCATATCGATTGTGCTCTTCCCATCCCGTGCCGTGCGTATATTTGTGGACAAGGTCGATGACGCAACCTTCATAAGACGGATACTTTCTAAAGGCCGCATCGATGTAATAGACCGCGCCATCCGGCTTGTGCTCGGCTGTCCGTTTGGTATACGTCTCTCCGGTCCAACCGGCGCCCACCTTGATGCCGAATAGGTTGTTGGCTTTGGTGGCAAGTTCAGACGTTCCTGAAGCTGATTCCAAGACTCCCTGCGCTATGATAAGAGACGGCAAAACGCCATTCGCAATCCCGTGCTTGACTGCAAACGGCGCAAGTTTTTCTATGAAACTCATCGCTTATCAACTTTATGCCCGAATTTTATAATTTCCTAAGTAATGAAAAAGCCTTTCAAGCTGACTTGTGAAGTCGGCTTGAAAGGCTTGTCCCGGGTGATATGTGTTCACCCAGCATGATAAAGGTTGTATTGGTTCTTACCGTTTTCTTTGGAACGGTATAAGGCGCGGTCCGCTTTTTCGTATAAGGTTTCCAAGTCGTCCCCACCTGAAGCGAAGGCGACGCCGACACTGATGGAAGGAGAGAGCCCTATTTTTTTACGAAGGCTCGAAAATTCCTCATTCACTTTCCCAATCAATTCGGCAGCGAGTTGTTCCGCCTTGGCTTCATCCATTTTAGATAACAGGACGATGAATTCATCTCCTCCAACACGGGCTGCGATGTTCCCTTGCCCCGCCACTTCTTCGATTGTCGTAGCGGCAACTTTTAAAATACGGTCCCCTTCCCGATGTCCTAGCTTATCATTAACAGTTTTGAAGTTGTCGAGGTCGATCATCATAAGCGCTTTGCCTTCACTATTTTTCCCGAACCTTTTTTTGAACTCCTCTTCAAAAGCCGCCCGGTTCTTCAATCCCGTCAAGCTATCATGGAATGCGAGATGGACCGGCCTCGCCACAAGCCGGGCGATGATGAAAGATAGACCGATAGCGGCCGCCAAGATGATAGCCACTTGCACAATGAACTCACTTCGATAAACGCTAAGCATCTCTGACAATTCCACATCGGTATATACGATTTCTACGACACGATTCGTCGAGTAGCCCCTTCGTTCATCCGCAGTATACGGGATATACCGATAAGTCACCCGGCTCCCGCTGTCAATCCGAACATCCTCTTTGGCCTCACGGCTCTGCAAAGCTTCCTTGAATACTGGCAATAGGGATTCATCGATGTTCCGGTACTCTTCATCCCCTACCGTCCCCATAAGGACACCGTTTGGATTGTAGACACGGATCGACTTGATGACATCGGCATATGTATACTCCAACAAATCAATTGTTTCCAAAAAATTGAATTGTTTAAAAATCTCCTCATCTTCCAATGCCACACCAAGCTCGAGCAAATAGCGATGGTCCGGGGTGGGGACATAGCTGAACTTCTTGATTTCACCTGTTTTTGTTTGGATATCCATGCCATCGTGGATGAATTCAT from Bacillus sp. OxB-1 encodes:
- a CDS encoding N-acetylmuramoyl-L-alanine amidase translates to MSFIEKLAPFAVKHGIANGVLPSLIIAQGVLESASGTSELATKANNLFGIKVGAGWTGETYTKRTAEHKPDGAVYYIDAAFRKYPSYEGCVIDLVHKYTHGTGWEEHNRYADVLGETDYRKSTAAVKAAGYAADINYPSKLNQIIEQYGLTKYNKGVDRVVKIVLDAGHGFNTAGKRSPDGEREWSFNNKVLLACEAKLREYKGLEILRVDDPTGKTDVPLKTRTDRANNWGADVYVSIHHNALSGKWHSGGGIETFTMDHPRANPKSVEVAKAVHPRIVKSMVLRDRGIKKMNLHVLRETNMPAILTEGGFMDSTIDIHSMRNKTNLEAQGEAIAEGLAAYFKLEHNPKQVATVQTKREESDLEFTSGTLRKEFETFLANKAQRDIVVNAAVKAGYAKKWIKDLEEGKAADGDIVMLGIGALIRTNK
- a CDS encoding GGDEF domain-containing protein, which codes for MGREFRIRLTIVLIIFSLLLSLFIALFDYNKLEDRVKIGQDTKIAMAEDKIIDSLATIDKVYNVLDYRTAEIMEENSKELLSAYEREPDFTKWDFGALRERFEMDVYILDDKNKVIHSSLTQDVGLNFSECCPGFSKLLDERRNGDEFIHDGMDIQTKTGEIKKFSYVPTPDHRYLLELGVALEDEEIFKQFNFLETIDLLEYTYADVIKSIRVYNPNGVLMGTVGDEEYRNIDESLLPVFKEALQSREAKEDVRIDSGSRVTYRYIPYTADERRGYSTNRVVEIVYTDVELSEMLSVYRSEFIVQVAIILAAAIGLSFIIARLVARPVHLAFHDSLTGLKNRAAFEEEFKKRFGKNSEGKALMMIDLDNFKTVNDKLGHREGDRILKVAATTIEEVAGQGNIAARVGGDEFIVLLSKMDEAKAEQLAAELIGKVNEEFSSLRKKIGLSPSISVGVAFASGGDDLETLYEKADRALYRSKENGKNQYNLYHAG